One Bacteroidetes bacterium SB0662_bin_6 DNA window includes the following coding sequences:
- a CDS encoding nucleoside-binding protein, with product MHSAPRFLVPLFLVAAFSLVTSGSADAQGWSVTEVQYQVGSALEEHAVSPTGTQHLITFQHASGWSLGENFFFVDMACCKGAGGANRDIYMEWYPFLSLGALTGHEIAWGPIRGVGPLGGINWGAQGKVLKITPGFRLQLDLPGFAFANLDYVYLVDRSAGLTEGGAPKDDNSHLIDFNWALPFNIGGGAFSLEGHAEWQSSRNTEVGDAPYWILMQPQLRLDVGKALAGSPGRFFAGTEMHIWINKFGFEDADEVIPQFLAVFRF from the coding sequence ATGCACAGCGCCCCCCGCTTCCTCGTGCCCCTCTTCCTTGTTGCGGCTTTTTCGCTCGTCACCAGCGGCAGCGCCGACGCCCAAGGGTGGAGCGTCACGGAAGTACAATATCAGGTGGGCTCCGCACTCGAGGAGCACGCCGTGAGCCCCACCGGAACACAGCACCTGATCACATTCCAGCATGCCAGCGGCTGGAGTCTTGGCGAGAATTTTTTCTTTGTGGATATGGCGTGCTGCAAAGGCGCCGGGGGCGCTAACCGGGATATATATATGGAATGGTATCCATTCCTCAGCCTCGGGGCGCTCACGGGGCACGAAATTGCATGGGGGCCCATCCGGGGCGTAGGTCCGCTGGGAGGAATAAACTGGGGAGCGCAAGGAAAGGTACTGAAGATCACACCCGGGTTCCGGCTGCAACTGGATCTGCCTGGCTTCGCCTTCGCAAACCTCGACTATGTGTATCTCGTGGATCGCAGTGCAGGACTCACCGAAGGCGGCGCACCCAAAGACGACAACAGCCACCTCATCGATTTCAACTGGGCGCTGCCGTTCAATATCGGCGGCGGCGCATTCTCCCTGGAAGGACATGCCGAGTGGCAAAGCAGCCGGAATACCGAAGTCGGTGATGCGCCGTACTGGATCCTGATGCAACCCCAGCTACGCCTCGATGTCGGCAAGGCGCTCGCCGGAAGCCCGGGACGCTTTTTTGCAGGAACCGAAATGCATATCTGGATCAACAAGTTCGGCTTCGAGGACGCCGACGAGGTCATTCCCCAGTTTCTCGCGGTATTTCGTTTTTAG
- a CDS encoding Gfo/Idh/MocA family oxidoreductase produces the protein MTHKRTSSSRRSFLKTMTAGAAGGMLGGGIITSGMTSKSYGRILGANDRVRVGVVGFSDRARGSLIPSLLASARDMNFDIVAVSDIWNRRREEGTAFVQAQRAEAGLEGGDGVKAMRNNEELYDSGMVDAVVISTADFQHALHAIEAVEAGCDVYVEKPFANTMGDANLALERITASDRVLQVGTQRRSASNYMAANEYIRSGKFGDIVAAHMTWNVNQPGRWRRPNLVASIKESDTDWTRYLMNRPYEAWDPRKYLEYRLFWPYSSGIPGQWMVHQIDTVHWFSGLPYPRSVVGNGGIYLWKDGRKNFDTMTAVYDYGPLDDATGGFQVVYSSRQTNAAGGVRELYYSNGGTLNLDTNTVSPDGGLTERHAVTMGMQPFQLNEMKLDEVGGVATAANTGGDDATMAHMRNWMECVRSRETPNADIHAAWNHSVALCMTIAALHTGKRITFDMQKMDVVVS, from the coding sequence ATGACGCACAAGCGAACCTCATCATCTCGCAGGAGCTTTCTCAAAACCATGACCGCCGGTGCGGCCGGCGGCATGCTTGGGGGTGGCATCATTACGAGCGGTATGACCTCGAAGAGTTACGGACGCATCCTCGGGGCGAACGATCGCGTCCGCGTCGGTGTCGTGGGCTTTTCCGATCGGGCGCGCGGATCGCTCATTCCGTCACTGCTTGCTTCCGCCAGGGACATGAATTTCGATATCGTGGCCGTGTCCGATATCTGGAACCGCCGGCGCGAAGAGGGAACGGCATTTGTGCAAGCGCAGCGCGCGGAAGCCGGTCTTGAGGGAGGCGACGGGGTCAAGGCGATGCGCAACAACGAGGAACTGTACGACTCCGGCATGGTCGATGCGGTAGTCATCTCCACCGCGGATTTTCAGCATGCGCTGCATGCCATTGAAGCTGTCGAAGCCGGATGCGACGTGTATGTCGAAAAGCCGTTCGCCAACACGATGGGGGACGCCAATCTGGCCCTGGAGAGGATTACGGCGTCGGATCGCGTGCTGCAAGTGGGTACCCAGCGCCGCAGCGCCTCGAATTACATGGCCGCCAACGAGTATATCCGCTCCGGAAAGTTCGGCGATATTGTGGCGGCGCATATGACCTGGAATGTAAACCAGCCCGGACGGTGGCGGCGTCCGAATCTGGTGGCGTCCATCAAGGAATCGGATACGGACTGGACGCGCTATCTGATGAACCGCCCGTATGAGGCATGGGACCCGCGGAAATATCTCGAATACCGGTTATTCTGGCCGTACTCCTCCGGTATTCCCGGTCAATGGATGGTGCACCAGATCGATACCGTACACTGGTTTAGCGGCCTGCCGTATCCCCGCAGCGTAGTCGGCAACGGCGGCATTTACCTGTGGAAGGACGGGCGAAAGAATTTCGATACGATGACCGCGGTCTATGATTACGGTCCGCTGGATGACGCCACCGGCGGGTTTCAGGTGGTGTATTCTTCCCGGCAGACGAACGCGGCCGGCGGGGTCCGGGAACTCTATTATTCCAACGGGGGCACCCTGAACCTCGATACGAACACCGTGAGTCCGGACGGAGGGCTGACCGAGCGCCATGCCGTTACCATGGGTATGCAGCCGTTCCAGCTCAATGAAATGAAGCTGGACGAGGTGGGGGGCGTGGCCACGGCGGCAAACACCGGCGGCGATGACGCCACCATGGCGCACATGCGCAACTGGATGGAATGCGTGCGCTCTCGCGAGACACCCAATGCGGACATTCATGCTGCCTGGAACCATTCCGTGGCGCTCTGCATGACGATCGCCGCGCTGCATACCGGCAAGCGGATCACCTTCGATATGCAGAAGATGGATGTCGTCGTGAGTTGA
- a CDS encoding sugar phosphate isomerase/epimerase, protein MQRMDRRRFLETSSIALGGFAFGGLVSGCGGEGAGTGEGAGTVVQPSWKYAICNEIMQDWDWARQCRYAAEAGYEGIEVAPFTLGDHVDDISTDRRAELRGIAEEAGVDILGLHWLLVTPEGLHTTTPDEAIRRRSWEYMVKLAEFCANLGGKVMIFGSPGQRSSVGISTGEAVEHLTNGLRDVAPSIAGHGVQLLLEPLSSDQTDVINTLGEALTVVEAVNHPAVSTMFDFHNTADETSPLDELVHTYYDHIGHIQIQEMDGTYLGTGDAVETYVPALQAFRDNGYDKWISLEVFDFEPGPELIATASMATLKRMQAAL, encoded by the coding sequence ATGCAGCGCATGGACCGCCGCCGTTTTTTAGAAACTTCATCCATTGCTCTCGGAGGATTCGCTTTCGGGGGACTTGTTTCCGGGTGCGGTGGGGAAGGCGCCGGGACGGGAGAAGGCGCCGGAACGGTTGTACAACCTTCCTGGAAATACGCCATCTGCAACGAGATCATGCAGGATTGGGACTGGGCGCGGCAGTGCAGGTACGCCGCCGAGGCGGGGTATGAGGGGATTGAGGTAGCGCCCTTTACGCTGGGCGATCATGTAGACGACATATCGACGGATCGTCGGGCCGAACTTCGGGGCATTGCCGAGGAAGCCGGTGTGGATATTCTGGGATTACACTGGCTGCTTGTGACGCCGGAAGGCCTGCATACCACCACGCCCGACGAGGCCATTCGCCGCAGGAGCTGGGAGTACATGGTGAAACTTGCGGAGTTTTGTGCGAACCTTGGCGGTAAGGTGATGATTTTCGGTTCGCCCGGACAGCGTTCTTCGGTGGGTATTTCAACCGGGGAGGCGGTCGAGCACCTGACGAACGGATTGCGTGACGTGGCGCCGTCCATTGCCGGGCATGGCGTGCAGTTGCTGCTTGAACCGTTGTCCAGCGATCAGACGGATGTGATCAATACGCTGGGCGAAGCGCTGACTGTGGTCGAGGCGGTCAACCACCCGGCTGTCTCGACCATGTTCGATTTTCACAACACGGCAGACGAAACGAGTCCGCTTGACGAACTGGTCCATACCTATTACGATCATATCGGGCACATCCAGATTCAGGAGATGGACGGCACGTACCTTGGTACCGGCGATGCCGTTGAGACGTACGTGCCGGCGTTACAAGCCTTCCGGGATAATGGCTACGACAAGTGGATATCCCTTGAGGTGTTCGACTTTGAACCCGGGCCTGAGTTGATCGCAACGGCTTCGATGGCCACGCTGAAAAGGATGCAGGCGGCGTTGTAA
- a CDS encoding PIG-L family deacetylase, with protein MRFFHSSCSISLLAAFVFILTAHPATGQSAPDRVLAFPSPVSGEVLPSDQGAPGAWHRINKLGTTASLLHVLAHPDDEHAGMLALSSRAWGARTSELSINRGEAGANAIGSELFDALGLIRTRELVLSGRYYGLDDLYFTRAVDYGYSKTLDEAMSSWDPEVVLEDIVRVIRLNRPIAVVSRFYAGLRDGHGHHQASGVLTPQAVAAAADPNRFPEQISEEGLRSWSVPLLFRGGAADDEPHHVVLDATAYSPLLGVSYGDYGRYGLSLQRSQTSGRFRNWGGRTYRYELLGDSASDAENRVSDTFFEGIDTSLPGFPALVGEEASLEVASSLAELQTLIDGVMQDFDFLAPEQVVSELVRGLGLVRSTIEAAADLPETAFELSVKAQQFEDAIIAAAGVRIRAELADQALGASLVRNQEAAIAVAVESELPDRIAVREVLVLERDKGGVAELARSDEGAGNEVELVARVGSGDPLFDGPYFERSSPTENMYRILEPSSAMHLPWRPMALSVQVLLEVDGVEIVRTMPVTGYVSRLPFGFLARRVEILPDLSVSISPRVHVLPMDMEDIGAVEAVPVLVRVEAIADSVVADIAIELPEGWTSDPASIQHAFGNQGEVVEARFMVQPPADWSGEATIQAMAESGEGEDRRQYRNGYQVIEHRDLPLARLRMPAEITILSVPVARLDGMQVGYVMGVGDEVPAAIENLGASVQLLGEGDLASGSLDHFDTIVVGTRAYAVRQDLVEHNRRLLDYAAAGGNLIILYQTQEFVPNDMAAHPAELPRGAQEVSEQDSPVRILAPDHPLLTTPNAITLADFDHWIEQRGSKFFTEWDAAYTPLVETQDTGQAPQQGIWLASEVGSGHYSYLSLALHRQVPYGVPGAFRILSNAIALGGR; from the coding sequence ATGCGCTTCTTCCACAGTTCCTGCTCCATTTCTTTGCTTGCCGCCTTTGTGTTCATCCTGACGGCCCATCCTGCTACAGGCCAGTCGGCTCCTGATCGTGTGCTGGCGTTTCCGTCTCCCGTTTCAGGCGAGGTTTTACCGTCTGATCAGGGAGCGCCTGGCGCCTGGCATCGCATCAACAAACTGGGCACGACCGCTTCGTTGCTTCATGTGCTGGCCCATCCCGACGACGAACACGCGGGCATGCTTGCCTTGTCTTCCCGGGCATGGGGCGCACGCACGTCCGAGTTGAGCATCAACAGAGGTGAAGCGGGCGCCAATGCCATCGGCTCGGAACTGTTCGATGCGCTGGGGTTGATTCGAACACGGGAACTGGTACTGTCGGGCCGGTATTACGGCCTGGACGATTTATACTTTACCCGCGCTGTCGATTACGGGTATTCCAAGACGCTGGACGAAGCGATGAGTAGCTGGGACCCCGAAGTCGTACTGGAGGACATCGTGCGGGTCATTCGCCTGAATCGTCCGATTGCTGTCGTTTCCCGGTTCTATGCCGGCTTACGGGACGGACATGGACACCACCAGGCTTCCGGGGTGCTTACCCCCCAGGCGGTAGCTGCCGCAGCCGACCCCAACCGCTTCCCGGAACAGATTTCGGAAGAAGGGCTCCGCTCCTGGTCCGTTCCGCTGCTTTTCCGGGGCGGGGCCGCTGACGACGAGCCGCACCATGTGGTTCTGGACGCCACGGCATACAGCCCGCTTCTCGGCGTCTCGTACGGAGACTATGGGCGCTATGGCCTGAGTCTCCAGCGTTCCCAGACATCGGGGCGGTTCCGGAACTGGGGAGGCCGTACGTACCGCTATGAACTGCTCGGCGACTCGGCCAGCGATGCGGAGAACCGGGTATCCGACACCTTTTTTGAGGGAATCGATACGAGTCTGCCCGGGTTTCCGGCGCTTGTAGGGGAAGAGGCGTCTCTCGAGGTTGCTTCATCCCTTGCCGAACTTCAGACCCTGATCGACGGGGTGATGCAGGATTTCGATTTTCTGGCGCCGGAGCAGGTGGTTTCCGAACTCGTACGCGGCCTGGGCCTGGTGCGCTCCACCATCGAGGCTGCGGCGGATCTTCCGGAAACGGCCTTTGAATTGTCCGTGAAGGCGCAGCAATTCGAAGATGCGATCATAGCCGCAGCGGGCGTGCGCATACGCGCCGAACTGGCCGATCAGGCATTGGGCGCTTCGCTGGTGAGAAATCAGGAAGCCGCTATTGCCGTCGCTGTGGAGAGCGAACTGCCTGATCGTATTGCGGTGCGCGAAGTGCTGGTTCTTGAGCGGGACAAGGGAGGCGTTGCCGAATTGGCCCGGTCGGACGAAGGGGCCGGAAACGAGGTGGAGCTCGTGGCCAGGGTCGGATCGGGGGATCCGCTCTTCGACGGCCCGTATTTCGAGCGCAGCAGCCCCACCGAAAATATGTATCGGATTCTGGAGCCTTCTTCGGCGATGCACTTGCCCTGGCGCCCCATGGCCTTGTCCGTGCAGGTGCTTCTGGAGGTGGACGGGGTGGAGATCGTGCGGACGATGCCTGTCACCGGATACGTATCCCGCTTACCTTTCGGTTTCCTTGCCCGCCGGGTGGAAATTCTTCCCGATTTGTCCGTTTCGATCAGTCCGCGTGTACATGTCCTTCCGATGGACATGGAGGATATCGGGGCGGTGGAGGCGGTTCCGGTGCTCGTGCGCGTCGAGGCTATTGCGGATTCAGTGGTTGCGGACATAGCCATCGAACTGCCTGAGGGCTGGACGAGCGATCCGGCTTCCATACAGCATGCGTTCGGGAACCAGGGCGAAGTCGTCGAGGCGCGTTTCATGGTACAGCCTCCTGCGGACTGGTCCGGTGAAGCAACGATCCAGGCCATGGCCGAATCCGGGGAAGGGGAAGACCGCCGGCAATACCGGAATGGCTACCAGGTCATCGAGCATCGGGATTTGCCGCTTGCCCGTCTCCGGATGCCGGCGGAAATCACCATCCTCTCCGTGCCGGTCGCCCGGCTGGACGGCATGCAGGTGGGGTACGTCATGGGCGTGGGTGACGAGGTGCCCGCTGCGATCGAAAACCTCGGCGCCTCTGTGCAACTGCTTGGCGAGGGGGATCTGGCGAGCGGTTCTCTGGATCACTTCGATACCATCGTTGTAGGGACGCGGGCGTATGCCGTGCGGCAGGACCTTGTAGAGCATAACCGGCGCCTGCTGGATTATGCGGCGGCGGGCGGCAACCTGATCATCCTGTATCAGACCCAGGAGTTCGTGCCGAACGACATGGCGGCGCATCCTGCCGAATTGCCCCGGGGGGCGCAGGAAGTCTCCGAACAGGATTCTCCCGTGCGTATTCTTGCGCCGGATCATCCCCTCCTGACCACGCCCAACGCGATTACCCTGGCCGATTTCGACCACTGGATCGAGCAGCGGGGCTCCAAGTTCTTCACGGAGTGGGATGCTGCCTATACCCCGCTCGTGGAAACACAGGATACCGGGCAGGCGCCGCAGCAGGGCATATGGCTGGCCTCGGAAGTGGGGTCAGGGCACTACAGCTACCTTTCGCTGGCGCTTCACCGCCAGGTGCCGTACGGGGTCCCGGGCGCATTCCGTATATTATCCAACGCGATTGCGCTCGGCGGCAGGTAA
- a CDS encoding sugar phosphate isomerase/epimerase, producing the protein MSFRDLTRRRFVKTAALASAGVGFAPYAAGAASPFREKRSDGHIPFTLGVATYSLRRFDRTEAISMVQALHVEHVSVKSFHMPYEDSPEDLASGVREFARAGIELVSGGNNTIDKDDDDHVRMFFEYARAVGIPMLVIAPTAKNMPRIERFVKEYDISVAIHNHGPEDPHFPGPRDGLEVIRDMDPRVGLCIDVGHTARTGVDVVESIAEAGDRLLDVHMKDLRDMSDRDSQCIVGEGAMPVADIFRQLVEMNYQGYVNLEYEIDARDPLPGMKQSFAYMRGVLAGMAA; encoded by the coding sequence ATGTCTTTTCGCGATCTGACCCGTCGTCGATTCGTCAAAACAGCCGCCCTCGCTTCCGCAGGGGTCGGATTTGCTCCGTACGCCGCCGGCGCCGCTTCCCCTTTCAGGGAAAAGCGTTCCGATGGACACATACCTTTTACCCTTGGCGTAGCCACCTATTCGCTGCGCAGATTCGACCGGACCGAGGCCATCTCCATGGTCCAGGCATTGCATGTGGAGCATGTCAGCGTCAAGTCGTTCCACATGCCCTATGAAGATTCCCCGGAAGACCTGGCGTCGGGTGTGCGGGAATTTGCGCGGGCGGGTATCGAACTCGTAAGCGGAGGAAACAATACGATCGATAAAGACGACGATGATCATGTCCGCATGTTTTTCGAATACGCCAGGGCCGTCGGCATTCCTATGCTGGTCATCGCCCCGACTGCGAAAAACATGCCCCGGATCGAACGATTCGTCAAGGAATACGACATTAGCGTAGCCATTCACAACCACGGCCCGGAAGACCCGCATTTCCCGGGACCGCGGGATGGTCTCGAAGTGATCCGGGATATGGACCCGCGCGTGGGTTTGTGCATCGATGTCGGGCATACGGCCCGAACCGGCGTGGATGTGGTGGAATCCATTGCCGAAGCGGGTGACCGCCTGCTGGATGTCCATATGAAGGATCTGCGGGACATGAGCGATCGGGACAGCCAGTGCATTGTGGGTGAAGGCGCCATGCCTGTAGCCGACATTTTCAGGCAGCTGGTGGAGATGAACTATCAGGGCTACGTGAACCTCGAATACGAGATTGACGCCAGGGACCCGTTACCGGGTATGAAGCAATCCTTTGCATACATGCGGGGCGTGCTTGCCGGGATGGCGGCGTAA
- the moaA gene encoding GTP 3',8-cyclase MoaA yields MFTDRFGRRHTCLRISITERCNLRCRYCMPEEGVDLSPRSELLTFEEIERLARIFVCRGVDKIRLTGGEPLVRKHMEDLAERLGRLPGLRTLALTTNGMLLPKKLPRLHAAGVNAINISLDTLVPERFETITRRKGLEEVLQAIDLTIAYGYSPVKVNCVVMHGVNDDEVPDFVELTRDAPIGVRFIEYMPFQGNSWSENGFVPYADMLERIRMVHPGLVRLEDGPHATSKTWRVPGYRGTVGFITSMSEKFCGTCNRLRLTADGSLKVCLFGHAEVSLRDLLRAGASDGELEEAIRSAVLRKKAAHAGMLQLVDQENRPMILIGG; encoded by the coding sequence ATGTTCACTGATCGCTTCGGACGCCGGCATACCTGTCTTCGCATTTCCATTACGGAGCGGTGCAACTTGCGCTGCCGGTATTGTATGCCGGAGGAAGGGGTAGACCTCTCGCCCCGAAGCGAATTGCTTACTTTCGAGGAGATCGAACGACTCGCGCGCATTTTCGTTTGCCGCGGCGTCGATAAAATTCGACTCACGGGCGGTGAGCCCCTTGTGCGTAAGCATATGGAAGACCTGGCGGAAAGGCTGGGACGCTTGCCCGGGCTCAGGACGCTGGCTCTTACCACGAACGGCATGCTGTTGCCGAAAAAACTGCCCCGTCTCCATGCCGCCGGAGTCAATGCGATCAACATCAGTCTGGATACCCTCGTGCCGGAGAGATTTGAAACGATTACCCGGCGCAAAGGCCTCGAAGAGGTATTGCAAGCCATCGACCTGACGATTGCGTACGGCTACAGCCCGGTGAAGGTGAATTGTGTAGTCATGCACGGGGTGAACGACGACGAGGTACCCGATTTCGTGGAGTTGACGCGAGACGCCCCGATCGGAGTCCGGTTTATCGAATATATGCCTTTTCAGGGCAATAGCTGGTCCGAAAACGGATTTGTTCCGTATGCAGACATGCTGGAGCGCATCCGCATGGTTCATCCCGGACTGGTTCGATTGGAAGACGGACCGCATGCCACGTCGAAAACCTGGCGTGTTCCGGGGTACCGGGGCACGGTGGGGTTTATCACGTCGATGAGCGAAAAATTCTGCGGGACGTGCAATCGGCTCCGTCTTACCGCCGACGGATCGTTGAAGGTATGCCTTTTCGGGCATGCTGAGGTAAGCCTGCGCGATTTGCTTCGTGCCGGGGCTTCGGATGGGGAACTGGAAGAGGCGATCCGGAGCGCCGTGTTGCGGAAGAAGGCCGCGCACGCGGGTATGCTCCAACTGGTTGATCAGGAAAATCGCCCCATGATCCTGATCGGGGGATAG
- a CDS encoding MATE family efflux transporter, with protein MVLEMLMQSVFEFADIFFVSRLGADAVAAVGIGASLLIFVFATGIGLSMAVTAMVARRIGEKNPEAASATAWQAIIAGVAISIPFSVVGIVFAPDMLRLMGATEEVVEYGTTYVAILFGSNITILLLFLINAIFRGAGDAVFAMRALAIANLLNIALDPLFIFGLGPIPAMGITGAAIATAISRATGIAYQLLVLFRGSGRLTIRRKAMHTNRKLLQRMLKISGPGIVQYLIASASWIAIIRLVAVFGSEAVAGYTIGVRVVIFAILPAWGMANAAATLTGQNLGAGQPDRAARSVWITAGASASILALAGIGLIMTSNSIMCLFTDQPGVIEVGALLLRYLGGSYPFLALGMTMLQAFNGAGDTVTPTWINFFCGWLFQIPTALLLAHTLGLGTEGIFIGVAATQVVYAAVGIAWFRRGRWKLKVV; from the coding sequence ATGGTGCTGGAGATGCTCATGCAATCCGTCTTCGAGTTTGCAGACATTTTCTTTGTCAGCCGGCTGGGAGCGGATGCAGTGGCGGCGGTGGGTATCGGCGCCTCGCTGCTGATTTTCGTATTCGCCACGGGCATTGGCCTGAGCATGGCGGTCACTGCCATGGTGGCCCGGCGAATCGGGGAAAAGAATCCCGAGGCAGCGTCCGCCACGGCCTGGCAAGCCATCATTGCGGGCGTTGCGATTTCCATCCCGTTCTCCGTGGTCGGCATCGTGTTCGCCCCCGATATGCTCCGCCTCATGGGCGCCACGGAAGAGGTGGTGGAATACGGTACCACGTACGTCGCCATCCTCTTCGGCAGCAACATCACCATCCTGCTTCTTTTTCTCATCAACGCCATTTTCAGGGGGGCCGGCGACGCCGTATTCGCCATGCGGGCACTGGCCATTGCAAATCTTCTGAATATTGCACTCGACCCCCTGTTCATTTTCGGTTTGGGACCCATTCCCGCCATGGGCATCACCGGAGCGGCCATCGCAACGGCTATTTCACGAGCCACGGGCATCGCCTATCAACTCCTCGTGCTGTTCCGGGGCAGCGGACGATTGACGATACGGCGCAAAGCGATGCACACGAACAGGAAACTTTTGCAGCGCATGCTGAAAATTTCCGGACCGGGTATCGTGCAATACCTGATCGCTTCAGCCAGCTGGATCGCCATCATACGTCTTGTAGCGGTATTCGGCAGCGAGGCGGTAGCGGGGTATACGATCGGGGTACGTGTCGTCATCTTCGCCATTCTGCCCGCGTGGGGCATGGCCAATGCAGCCGCCACGCTGACCGGGCAAAACCTCGGCGCCGGGCAGCCTGACCGGGCTGCACGATCCGTGTGGATTACTGCCGGCGCCAGCGCGTCCATTCTTGCACTCGCAGGGATCGGTCTGATCATGACATCCAACAGCATCATGTGCCTTTTCACCGACCAACCCGGGGTGATCGAGGTCGGGGCGCTGCTCTTGCGCTATCTCGGCGGCAGTTACCCCTTCCTGGCGCTCGGCATGACCATGCTGCAGGCCTTCAACGGGGCCGGTGACACCGTTACGCCTACATGGATCAATTTCTTCTGCGGATGGCTCTTCCAGATTCCCACAGCGTTGCTTCTGGCGCATACGCTGGGCCTTGGTACAGAAGGTATTTTCATAGGCGTTGCAGCTACCCAGGTAGTGTATGCCGCAGTGGGGATCGCATGGTTCCGGCGCGGACGCTGGAAGCTGAAGGTGGTGTAA
- a CDS encoding BCCT family transporter, which translates to MCPDSGKYGKERRDIPVQGPKIEKVIFWVTFGGVLCLIVPLIMFPSGGAEVLGNAMNWMTRTLGWLHLWFFVVVFGFLLYVALGKYGRVRFGGPDSPPEFSLFSWGAMLFCAGIGASVIYWGTIEWAYYYTEPPFDIEPRSKEAIEWAAAYGMFHWGPLAWAIYTVPVLPLGYLYWNRGRPVLRLSAACEGAIGARAAAGLPGKIIDIVFILGLLGGVGTSIGLSTPLISAGIADLFGLERTFLLDAFVIVIWSALFGFSVYSGLKRGIKVLSDINVWLVTALMAFVFVFGPTMFIIDSFTHSVGLIFQNFIKMSFYADSVAKAGSAIAASGVASAESGATFAEEWTIFYWAWWVAYAPFMGLFIARISRGRTIREVILGEMIAGSLGCWLVFGVLGNTGMFFDLEGSQNLTEMVAIGQAPEAIIATIAAVGGRVLPVAAPLVALFVALAFIFGATTLDSAAYVLAAVATKEQGRVVEPARWHRIFWAIVLACVSLALMFAGGQQSIDALKASSILVSIPLMAILVILAVSFMKWIREDVR; encoded by the coding sequence ATTTGCCCCGATTCCGGAAAGTATGGCAAGGAAAGAAGGGATATCCCTGTGCAAGGGCCAAAGATAGAGAAGGTCATTTTCTGGGTTACCTTCGGCGGGGTTCTTTGCCTGATCGTCCCGCTGATTATGTTTCCGTCCGGCGGCGCTGAGGTGCTGGGCAACGCCATGAACTGGATGACCCGGACCCTCGGATGGCTGCATCTGTGGTTTTTCGTGGTCGTCTTCGGTTTTCTGCTCTACGTGGCTCTGGGGAAATACGGACGTGTCCGATTCGGCGGTCCCGACAGCCCGCCGGAATTTTCGTTGTTCAGCTGGGGCGCCATGCTGTTTTGCGCCGGCATCGGGGCCAGTGTCATCTATTGGGGCACGATCGAATGGGCCTATTACTACACGGAACCCCCGTTCGATATCGAGCCCCGGTCCAAGGAAGCCATAGAGTGGGCCGCCGCCTATGGCATGTTCCATTGGGGGCCGCTCGCCTGGGCCATCTATACTGTGCCGGTACTTCCTCTCGGGTATCTGTACTGGAACCGGGGGCGGCCCGTGCTGCGTCTTTCGGCGGCGTGCGAAGGGGCGATCGGCGCCCGGGCGGCTGCGGGCCTGCCGGGCAAGATCATCGACATCGTGTTCATTCTGGGCCTGCTCGGCGGGGTGGGGACTTCTATAGGGCTCAGCACGCCCCTCATTTCCGCAGGTATTGCAGACCTGTTCGGCCTCGAGCGCACCTTCCTGCTCGACGCCTTCGTCATAGTGATCTGGAGCGCCCTGTTTGGATTCAGTGTCTATTCCGGGTTGAAAAGGGGGATCAAGGTCCTGAGCGACATCAATGTCTGGCTGGTCACTGCGCTGATGGCGTTTGTGTTCGTGTTTGGTCCGACGATGTTCATTATCGATTCCTTCACGCATAGCGTCGGACTGATATTTCAGAATTTCATCAAGATGAGTTTCTATGCCGATTCGGTTGCCAAGGCCGGCAGTGCGATTGCGGCGTCCGGCGTGGCCTCTGCGGAGTCCGGCGCCACCTTTGCCGAAGAATGGACCATTTTTTACTGGGCCTGGTGGGTGGCGTATGCGCCGTTCATGGGGCTCTTCATCGCCCGCATATCGAGGGGGCGCACCATCCGCGAAGTGATTCTGGGCGAGATGATTGCCGGGTCGCTGGGATGCTGGCTCGTTTTCGGCGTGCTCGGCAACACCGGTATGTTTTTCGATCTGGAGGGATCGCAAAACCTGACGGAGATGGTGGCAATCGGTCAGGCGCCCGAGGCGATCATAGCAACCATTGCCGCAGTAGGCGGGCGGGTGCTCCCGGTTGCCGCGCCCCTCGTGGCGCTTTTTGTTGCGCTGGCTTTCATTTTCGGGGCGACCACCCTGGACTCCGCGGCCTATGTGCTGGCTGCGGTGGCCACGAAAGAGCAAGGAAGGGTTGTCGAGCCGGCCAGGTGGCATCGCATTTTCTGGGCCATTGTACTGGCGTGCGTGTCTCTTGCGTTGATGTTCGCAGGGGGACAGCAGAGCATAGATGCTTTGAAGGCGTCCTCGATCCTGGTATCCATCCCGTTGATGGCGATTCTGGTTATCCTCGCCGTGTCCTTTATGAAGTGGATCCGGGAGGATGTCCGCTGA